One region of Syntrophobacter fumaroxidans MPOB genomic DNA includes:
- the dusB gene encoding tRNA dihydrouridine synthase DusB — protein sequence MTQDTAHFRPKPLRIGKLLLDLPLVLAPMAGVTDSAYRALMADFGAAMVTTEMVSIQGLVRNQRATLDLCRQQHPVGVPLAVQVFGRDPAVMAEAARLVEQGGAALIDINAGCPVRKVVRQGAGAILLKDPDRLAAMVEAVKRAVSVPVTVKIRVGWDNAANGVAGLARQLVSAGVDAITVHGRTAAQMYSGRADWSRIAEVKAAVAVPVIGNGDVTSPELAERMIHETGCDGVMIGRASLGNPWLFAVISRRWGRGARQGDCPGWNDFLRTAEAHLESFRTMRPRADGHLKKLLIWYSKGCPDSAGLRCRIAGPDGIESMLAAFRSWVHELMARGVPFLPFKVPEAGPTRN from the coding sequence ATGACGCAAGACACGGCGCATTTCCGTCCGAAACCTTTGCGGATCGGAAAACTGCTTCTTGACCTGCCCCTGGTCCTTGCGCCCATGGCGGGGGTGACCGACAGCGCGTACCGGGCGCTCATGGCTGATTTCGGGGCCGCGATGGTGACCACCGAGATGGTGAGCATCCAGGGCCTCGTGCGGAATCAGCGGGCAACCCTGGATCTCTGTCGTCAGCAGCATCCCGTCGGCGTTCCTCTTGCGGTCCAGGTATTCGGCAGGGACCCCGCGGTCATGGCGGAGGCCGCCCGGCTTGTGGAACAAGGCGGCGCGGCGCTGATCGACATCAATGCGGGATGCCCGGTCAGAAAAGTCGTGCGGCAGGGGGCGGGAGCGATTCTGTTGAAGGATCCCGACCGGCTGGCCGCGATGGTGGAGGCGGTGAAAAGGGCCGTGAGCGTTCCGGTGACCGTGAAAATACGGGTGGGCTGGGACAATGCGGCCAATGGGGTCGCCGGTCTCGCCCGGCAACTGGTTTCGGCCGGGGTCGACGCCATCACCGTGCATGGCCGCACGGCGGCGCAAATGTACAGCGGCCGCGCCGACTGGTCGAGGATAGCCGAAGTCAAGGCCGCCGTCGCCGTTCCCGTCATTGGCAACGGCGATGTGACGAGCCCGGAACTGGCCGAAAGAATGATCCATGAAACGGGATGCGACGGCGTCATGATCGGCCGGGCCAGCCTGGGTAACCCCTGGCTGTTCGCGGTCATCTCCCGCCGCTGGGGGCGTGGGGCACGGCAAGGCGACTGCCCCGGGTGGAACGACTTTCTGCGGACGGCCGAGGCTCACCTGGAATCGTTCCGGACCATGCGGCCCCGTGCCGACGGACATCTGAAGAAGCTTCTCATCTGGTATTCCAAGGGCTGCCCGGATTCGGCCGGCCTGCGCTGTCGTATCGCCGGTCCCGACGGAATTGAGAGCATGCTGGCGGCGTTTCGCTCCTGGGTGCACGAGCTGATGGCCAGGGGGGTTCCCTTCCTGCCGTTCAAAGTCCCGGAAGCGGGGCCGACGAGGAACTGA
- a CDS encoding HesA/MoeB/ThiF family protein: protein MAQPVARLDNIQKETYSRNILVSEIGEAGQLRLAESRVLLVGLGGLGSSALCYLAAAGVGEIGIADGDRVDRTNLQRQILHGPADIGRPKTESARESVLKLRTDLRLNLHPFRLTPENAARTIAPYDFVIDATDNFDAKFLINDVCVGQGKAFCHAAAVGLHGQAMTIVPGKGPCYRCVFQEKPPAETVESADRVGVLGCVPGALGIIQAAEAIKYLVGCGDLLVGRLLTWDLRTMAFREIGLPLSKRCKACDSNRHSRPER, encoded by the coding sequence ATGGCGCAGCCTGTTGCACGACTCGACAACATCCAGAAAGAAACGTACAGCCGCAACATTCTCGTTTCCGAGATCGGTGAAGCCGGCCAGCTTCGGCTTGCGGAAAGCCGTGTGCTGCTGGTCGGACTCGGCGGCCTCGGCAGTTCCGCCCTTTGCTACCTGGCGGCCGCGGGGGTGGGGGAAATCGGCATTGCCGACGGCGACCGGGTCGACCGAACCAACCTGCAGCGCCAAATCCTTCACGGCCCCGCGGACATCGGCCGACCCAAGACAGAATCCGCGCGGGAAAGCGTTTTGAAGCTGAGGACCGACCTGCGGCTCAACCTCCACCCATTCCGGCTCACCCCCGAAAACGCGGCGCGGACCATCGCTCCGTACGACTTCGTGATCGACGCCACGGACAACTTCGATGCGAAGTTCCTCATCAACGACGTCTGTGTCGGCCAGGGCAAGGCCTTCTGTCATGCCGCCGCCGTCGGCCTGCACGGGCAGGCCATGACGATCGTTCCCGGCAAAGGACCGTGCTACCGGTGCGTTTTCCAGGAAAAGCCGCCCGCGGAAACGGTCGAATCGGCGGACCGGGTGGGCGTGCTCGGCTGCGTCCCCGGCGCACTCGGTATCATTCAGGCAGCGGAAGCCATCAAGTACCTGGTCGGCTGCGGGGATCTCCTTGTCGGCAGGCTGCTCACCTGGGACCTGCGGACCATGGCTTTTCGTGAAATCGGCCTGCCGCTTTCCAAGCGGTGCAAGGCATGCGACTCAAACCGACACTCTCGTCCGGAAAGGTAA
- a CDS encoding dodecin family protein → MENSIYKVIELVGTSTVSWEDAAKKVIDTASKTLKDLRIAEVSKLDVKVENGKVIAYRARLQVSFKYHSED, encoded by the coding sequence ATGGAGAACAGCATCTACAAAGTCATCGAGCTGGTGGGAACGAGCACGGTATCCTGGGAGGATGCGGCCAAGAAGGTGATCGATACCGCATCGAAGACATTGAAAGACCTGAGAATTGCCGAGGTGAGCAAGCTGGACGTCAAGGTCGAGAACGGGAAGGTCATTGCCTACCGCGCCCGCTTGCAGGTGTCCTTCAAGTATCACTCTGAAGATTAA
- a CDS encoding glycosyltransferase family 2 protein, which produces MTTACRQTVSVIVPTYNRRAFVKEAVASVLAQEGVFPEIIVVDDGSSDGTDRALEVFGERIRRLRRAHGGASAARNTGIRIAAGEWLAFLDSDDLWLPSKLRRQLDFLTAHPEFLVCQTEEIWLRNGVRINPRKYHRKPRGHCFERLLDRCLVSPSAVMIHRDVFDSVGLFDENLPACEDYDLWLRIGCTYALGLVEEQLVVKRGGHPDQLSATVPALDRYRIRALANLLRSGRLDDSQADAAFRALKVKSRIFGEGCARRGKAEEAEKMLGLPDAIAGELGLPISPETGELPG; this is translated from the coding sequence ATGACGACAGCCTGCCGGCAGACAGTCTCGGTGATCGTTCCCACTTACAACCGCAGAGCGTTCGTGAAGGAGGCGGTGGCTTCGGTGCTGGCCCAGGAGGGCGTTTTTCCGGAGATCATCGTGGTTGACGACGGCTCCAGTGACGGAACGGATCGCGCCCTCGAAGTTTTCGGCGAGCGGATCCGCCGCCTGCGGCGCGCTCACGGAGGGGCCAGCGCCGCGCGCAACACCGGGATTCGCATCGCAGCCGGGGAATGGCTGGCATTTCTGGATTCGGACGATTTGTGGCTGCCTTCCAAGCTGCGCCGACAACTTGACTTCCTGACCGCTCACCCGGAATTCCTCGTCTGTCAGACCGAGGAAATCTGGCTCAGGAACGGGGTGCGCATCAACCCGCGCAAATATCATCGGAAGCCGCGCGGCCATTGCTTCGAACGGCTGCTTGACCGCTGCCTCGTGAGCCCCTCGGCAGTCATGATCCACCGGGACGTTTTCGACTCGGTGGGCTTGTTCGACGAGAATCTGCCCGCTTGCGAGGATTACGATCTCTGGTTGAGGATCGGCTGCACGTATGCGCTCGGCCTGGTCGAGGAGCAACTGGTGGTGAAACGGGGAGGGCATCCGGACCAACTGTCGGCGACCGTTCCGGCGCTCGATCGCTACCGTATTCGGGCTCTTGCCAATCTGCTGCGCAGCGGCCGCCTCGACGATTCCCAGGCTGATGCGGCATTCCGGGCGCTGAAGGTCAAAAGCCGGATCTTCGGCGAAGGTTGCGCCAGGAGAGGCAAAGCCGAAGAAGCCGAAAAGATGCTGGGTCTTCCTGACGCCATCGCCGGGGAACTCGGGCTGCCGATTTCTCCGGAAACAGGGGAGCTTCCCGGTTGA
- a CDS encoding 1,4-dihydroxy-6-naphthoate synthase → MTHRLKLGYSPCPNDTFIFYALAHRRIDLDALRFTVSLADVEVLNHQAGDRLLDVTKVSVHAVLHLLDHYWLLGSGGAIGRGCGPLVVARQPIPADDLRDKTVAVPGAMTTAHLLLGLTGLHRGKCVVMPFDRIMPAVAQGEVDAGVIIHEGRFTYGSFGLNLVLDLGSWWEKTTGLPLPLGGILIRRDLGRDLARRVEALIRSSLLFSRRFPEEAWPYVRENAREMEDEVMRRHIEMFVNEFSLDAGVEGKAAVRYMLKAASEYRKLAVPAKPLFWDD, encoded by the coding sequence ATGACGCACCGATTGAAGCTCGGCTATTCGCCCTGTCCGAACGACACGTTCATTTTCTATGCCCTGGCGCACCGGAGAATCGACCTGGACGCGTTACGCTTCACGGTGTCCCTGGCAGACGTGGAAGTGCTCAATCACCAGGCCGGAGACAGGCTCCTGGACGTGACGAAAGTGTCCGTGCACGCCGTGCTGCACCTGCTCGATCACTACTGGCTCCTGGGTTCCGGGGGTGCCATCGGACGCGGCTGCGGGCCCCTCGTGGTGGCCCGGCAACCGATCCCGGCGGACGACCTGCGGGACAAGACGGTTGCCGTGCCGGGCGCCATGACCACCGCCCATCTCCTCCTCGGCCTGACCGGTCTGCACCGGGGAAAATGCGTCGTCATGCCGTTTGACCGGATCATGCCGGCCGTTGCGCAGGGGGAGGTCGATGCCGGGGTCATCATCCACGAAGGCCGGTTTACCTACGGCTCCTTCGGCCTCAATCTGGTTCTCGACCTTGGAAGCTGGTGGGAGAAAACCACCGGGCTGCCGCTCCCGCTGGGCGGTATTCTGATCAGGCGCGACCTGGGGCGAGACCTGGCCCGGCGCGTGGAAGCACTGATCCGGTCAAGCCTGTTGTTTTCCCGGCGGTTTCCTGAAGAGGCATGGCCCTATGTCAGAGAGAACGCCCGGGAAATGGAGGATGAGGTCATGCGTCGCCATATCGAAATGTTCGTAAACGAGTTCAGCCTCGACGCCGGAGTGGAGGGCAAGGCGGCCGTCCGTTATATGCTGAAGGCCGCATCGGAATACCGGAAACTGGCGGTCCCGGCCAAGCCCCTGTTCTGGGACGACTGA
- a CDS encoding ABC1 kinase family protein — MRISSGIRGFRRIKRFGTISRILLKHGAGDLVDRISNGRRVKEGTNLAEGIALGTGFPSPRRIRLALEELGPSFVKLGQLMSTRADLFPPEYIEEFKKLQDRVPPIAFQDVKSVIELELNRPISEIFAEFHPDSLAAASVGQVHLARLFSGEAVAVKIIRPGIDRKIREDIRLMFYLAEKIEGSSDVGRIIGLVNLVKEFERIIFRELDMLIEAGSIEKFAHNFKDVAEIYIPAVHWDYTTRSVLVMEHIEGIKMDQVDAIRAHGIDPGGVALIGLRSFSRQLMQFGFFHADPHPGNTIVMYDGRVGLVDFGITGYLDEETMHQIASLFLGYAEHDYDLVMDALAEAGLISEESVDLKAFRNDLKDVSEAFYGRSLKNISVKDVYDQVMHLVLKHRIKLPRNLLLLLKTFIQTEALGKILGSDASILEVTRPFAKDLLKRGYDARSVVKNLGRDFRAAGNHLKATPKLLNDIMRHVASGRQQFELRHTGLESQVKRLEKGIDRLTVGLVVSASIVAAAMVLNSGQHIVDVTVNVLGLSNLSLTALLGIAGYGIATVLGLGLIVSIFRSSRP, encoded by the coding sequence ATGAGAATTTCCTCGGGAATCCGCGGTTTCAGGAGAATCAAGAGATTCGGGACCATCTCCAGGATTCTGCTCAAGCATGGCGCAGGCGACCTGGTCGATCGGATTTCAAACGGAAGGAGAGTGAAGGAGGGTACGAATCTTGCCGAGGGAATCGCTCTCGGCACCGGTTTCCCCTCGCCGAGGCGCATCCGCCTGGCCCTCGAAGAGCTCGGGCCGAGCTTCGTCAAGCTCGGTCAGTTGATGAGCACCCGGGCCGACCTCTTCCCGCCCGAATACATCGAAGAATTCAAGAAGCTTCAAGATCGGGTTCCACCCATTGCTTTCCAGGACGTGAAGTCGGTCATCGAGCTGGAGCTCAATCGGCCCATCTCCGAGATTTTCGCCGAGTTCCATCCGGACTCGCTGGCCGCGGCTTCCGTCGGGCAGGTCCACCTGGCAAGACTCTTCAGCGGCGAGGCGGTGGCCGTCAAGATCATCCGCCCGGGAATCGACAGAAAAATCCGGGAAGACATCCGCCTGATGTTCTACCTGGCCGAAAAGATCGAAGGGTCGTCCGATGTGGGGCGGATCATCGGGCTCGTCAACCTGGTGAAGGAATTCGAACGGATCATTTTCCGCGAGCTGGACATGCTCATCGAAGCGGGCAGCATCGAGAAGTTCGCTCACAACTTCAAAGACGTCGCAGAGATTTACATCCCCGCCGTCCACTGGGATTACACGACCAGGTCGGTGCTCGTCATGGAGCACATCGAAGGCATCAAGATGGACCAGGTCGACGCGATTCGCGCCCACGGGATCGACCCCGGGGGAGTCGCCCTGATCGGGTTGCGTTCCTTCTCCAGGCAGTTGATGCAATTCGGTTTTTTCCACGCCGATCCCCATCCCGGCAACACCATCGTCATGTACGACGGGCGTGTCGGCCTGGTCGACTTCGGCATCACCGGGTACCTGGATGAGGAGACGATGCACCAGATCGCGAGCCTGTTCCTGGGCTATGCCGAACACGACTACGACCTGGTCATGGACGCTTTGGCGGAAGCCGGCCTGATCAGCGAGGAATCCGTCGATCTCAAGGCGTTTCGGAACGATCTCAAGGACGTGAGCGAGGCGTTTTACGGGAGATCTCTCAAGAACATTTCCGTGAAGGATGTCTACGACCAGGTGATGCACCTCGTCCTCAAGCATCGCATCAAGCTGCCCAGGAATCTCCTGCTGCTGCTCAAGACCTTCATCCAAACCGAGGCGCTGGGCAAGATCCTCGGCAGCGACGCAAGCATATTGGAGGTGACCAGGCCCTTTGCCAAAGATCTTCTCAAGCGCGGCTACGACGCCCGGAGCGTGGTCAAGAACCTCGGCCGGGACTTCCGCGCGGCAGGCAATCATCTCAAGGCCACGCCCAAGCTCCTCAACGACATCATGAGGCATGTGGCGAGCGGCAGGCAGCAGTTCGAGCTGCGCCACACCGGACTGGAAAGCCAGGTGAAACGACTGGAAAAAGGGATCGACCGCCTGACCGTGGGCCTGGTCGTCTCGGCGTCCATCGTGGCGGCCGCCATGGTTCTCAATTCGGGTCAGCACATCGTCGACGTCACGGTGAACGTCCTGGGGCTTTCGAACCTGTCGCTGACGGCGCTGCTGGGGATAGCCGGATACGGGATCGCGACCGTCCTCGGGCTGGGGCTCATCGTTTCGATTTTCCGGTCGTCAAGACCCTGA
- the ispH gene encoding 4-hydroxy-3-methylbut-2-enyl diphosphate reductase yields MKVLVAKTAGFCKGVRDALEVTLGAIKNQQDGENICTFGPLIHNRQVLAMLEAKGIREVNEIEGCADRKVVIRAHGIPPETRQTLHRLGATLLDATCKRVAKVHAAIKRHARRGYYTVIVGDADHAEVIGLMGYTEGRGVVINRVEQLNELPAEWENVLLVAQTTQNEEVFQEIQEEFLKKYPKGKVKNTICDSTHERQTEVREMCSLVEAMVIVGGFHSGNTLRLAQVARECEIPTYHVETEAELNPQELAKYSRVGVSAGASTPNWLIRNVVRFLESIRPEQPEPRFSVKKTLELLAYANFSVALGAALLSAAAQALSGLPGSWTYSLMAACYVYAMHSLNIFLDRNAIQLNDPRRAEFYERWRLTFMSTSTLAVVLALGLALAHGFLPFAAMVVLVLLGSLYAVPLIIPAGWRGSSVFKIKDIPTSKTFFVPIAWACVIVLVPHLWGLRESFGPLVYASWVVFLMVLIRTTLLDLIAVQGDRIVGKETLVVLMGEVRTSRFTNAVFGLLSLSLLLGPVLGLASWFAWALIPAVAAYWWYLHVGSKRRLKEDPVFESYIEFMLIGSGALGMVWNLAAG; encoded by the coding sequence ATGAAAGTGCTTGTGGCCAAGACTGCCGGTTTCTGCAAAGGGGTCAGAGACGCCCTGGAAGTGACCCTCGGAGCGATCAAGAACCAACAGGACGGGGAGAACATCTGCACGTTCGGGCCGCTGATTCATAACCGGCAGGTTCTGGCCATGCTGGAAGCCAAAGGGATCCGGGAGGTGAACGAAATCGAGGGTTGCGCGGACCGCAAGGTGGTCATCCGCGCTCACGGGATACCGCCCGAGACTCGACAGACCTTGCACCGGCTGGGGGCAACCCTGCTGGACGCCACCTGCAAGCGCGTGGCGAAGGTGCACGCGGCCATCAAGCGGCATGCGCGCCGCGGCTATTACACCGTCATCGTGGGTGACGCCGATCACGCCGAAGTGATCGGCCTCATGGGCTATACGGAAGGCAGAGGCGTGGTCATCAACCGCGTCGAGCAGCTCAACGAGCTGCCGGCGGAATGGGAGAACGTGCTGCTCGTTGCCCAGACCACCCAAAACGAGGAAGTGTTCCAGGAAATCCAGGAAGAGTTCCTCAAGAAATACCCCAAGGGCAAGGTCAAGAATACCATTTGCGATTCAACCCATGAACGTCAGACCGAGGTCCGTGAGATGTGTTCCCTGGTCGAGGCCATGGTGATCGTGGGCGGCTTTCACAGCGGAAACACGCTGCGGTTGGCCCAGGTCGCCAGGGAATGCGAAATCCCCACCTACCACGTGGAAACGGAAGCGGAGCTCAACCCCCAGGAACTGGCGAAGTACTCCCGTGTGGGAGTGTCCGCGGGAGCTTCCACGCCCAACTGGCTCATTCGCAATGTGGTCCGGTTCCTGGAATCCATCCGACCGGAGCAGCCGGAGCCGCGATTCAGCGTGAAGAAGACGCTGGAGCTTCTCGCTTACGCCAATTTTTCGGTAGCCCTGGGCGCCGCCCTGTTATCCGCCGCGGCCCAGGCGCTGAGCGGGCTCCCCGGCTCCTGGACCTACTCGCTCATGGCCGCCTGCTACGTCTACGCCATGCATTCCCTCAACATTTTCCTGGACCGGAACGCCATACAGCTCAACGACCCGCGGCGCGCGGAGTTCTATGAGCGGTGGCGCCTGACCTTCATGAGCACCAGCACCCTTGCGGTGGTGCTCGCGCTGGGCCTCGCCCTGGCCCACGGGTTTCTGCCGTTTGCGGCCATGGTTGTCCTCGTGCTGCTCGGGTCGCTGTACGCCGTGCCCCTCATCATCCCGGCGGGCTGGCGCGGTTCATCGGTCTTCAAAATCAAAGACATTCCCACCTCCAAAACGTTTTTTGTGCCGATCGCCTGGGCGTGCGTGATCGTGCTCGTGCCTCACCTGTGGGGACTGCGGGAATCTTTCGGTCCGCTCGTATACGCTTCCTGGGTGGTTTTTCTCATGGTGCTGATTCGCACCACCCTTCTCGACCTCATCGCCGTCCAGGGAGATCGGATCGTCGGCAAGGAAACCCTGGTTGTGCTCATGGGGGAAGTCAGGACCTCCCGATTCACCAATGCCGTGTTCGGATTGCTGAGCCTGTCGCTGCTGCTGGGACCGGTTTTGGGCCTGGCATCGTGGTTCGCCTGGGCGCTGATCCCTGCCGTGGCCGCCTACTGGTGGTATCTCCATGTCGGTTCGAAACGGCGCCTCAAGGAGGACCCGGTGTTCGAGAGCTATATCGAATTCATGCTCATCGGTTCCGGCGCCCTGGGCATGGTCTGGAACCTGGCGGCGGGTTGA
- a CDS encoding purine phosphorylase family protein 1 — protein sequence MEKRKSLEIAILGAVPGEVEPLYPLLSHPREIDLAGNAARTGIHLGKTMLIGVTGLGKVNAAITTATLLERFSAGAVWNIGSAGAYAGAHLQIGDVLITDQSIFGDEGVLMRNGVLSARSIGIPVLSGSAGEFHDRLPSDLHPMHKCIKMAAQPGPYRIIAGSSPGYAIPHTPAAPEATPPPDWREACFTLAYGPSLTVGMASGDPEVASQRYERYRACAENMEGSAVAHACFRFDTPVIECRGIANIAGNRDREQWNVDLALRNCHGIVLRLLQELRGRVPGHSPKPRKTPDKQGES from the coding sequence ATGGAAAAGAGAAAATCTCTGGAAATCGCCATACTCGGGGCCGTACCTGGAGAAGTTGAGCCGCTTTATCCCCTGCTCAGCCATCCCCGTGAGATCGACCTTGCCGGGAATGCCGCACGTACTGGAATCCACCTCGGAAAAACGATGCTGATCGGCGTCACCGGGCTCGGCAAAGTGAACGCCGCAATCACTACGGCGACGCTCCTCGAGCGTTTTTCGGCGGGCGCCGTGTGGAACATCGGCAGTGCCGGCGCATACGCGGGAGCGCATCTGCAAATCGGCGACGTCCTCATCACCGATCAGAGCATTTTCGGAGATGAAGGCGTGCTCATGCGAAACGGCGTCCTGTCGGCCCGATCCATCGGCATTCCGGTCCTGTCCGGCAGTGCCGGGGAATTCCATGACCGCCTGCCGTCGGATCTCCACCCCATGCACAAGTGCATCAAAATGGCCGCTCAACCGGGTCCGTACCGCATCATTGCAGGGTCCTCCCCCGGTTACGCCATCCCGCATACTCCCGCCGCGCCCGAGGCGACCCCGCCGCCCGATTGGCGAGAGGCATGTTTCACCCTTGCCTACGGACCGAGCCTCACGGTCGGCATGGCCAGCGGAGATCCCGAAGTGGCATCCCAACGGTATGAACGCTACCGGGCCTGCGCCGAAAACATGGAGGGGAGCGCCGTGGCGCACGCCTGCTTCCGCTTCGACACGCCGGTCATCGAGTGCCGCGGGATCGCCAACATCGCGGGAAACCGCGACAGGGAACAGTGGAACGTCGACTTGGCCCTCCGCAACTGTCACGGCATCGTTTTGCGGCTGCTGCAAGAACTCCGGGGCCGGGTGCCGGGCCATTCGCCGAAGCCGCGAAAAACACCGGACAAGCAAGGGGAATCATGA
- a CDS encoding type 1 glutamine amidotransferase, with translation MIVIVQNDPEVPCGVLPELAEQKCIGYEIVPAFEGVEYPEVHGIRGAVVLGGKMSVHDIAIHPFLDRVKKYIGRLLADAVPFLGICLGGQLLAEVLGARVCRNSHGERGCRTVSVTSQGLASPLFRGLPERFVTFQWHDDSFDLPESAVRLARSESCSNQAFEWGGNAYGLQFHPEVDGRIVAAWSDGDERHVREFADREGHYRAHSRRLLENFLDIVLRCR, from the coding sequence ATGATCGTTATCGTTCAGAATGATCCGGAGGTGCCCTGCGGGGTTCTCCCCGAGCTGGCGGAACAGAAATGTATCGGGTACGAAATTGTGCCGGCTTTTGAAGGCGTCGAGTATCCCGAAGTGCATGGAATCCGCGGTGCAGTTGTGTTGGGCGGCAAAATGAGCGTGCACGATATCGCGATCCACCCGTTCCTGGACCGCGTGAAAAAGTACATCGGAAGACTTCTGGCTGATGCCGTTCCATTCCTGGGGATCTGCCTGGGGGGGCAGTTGCTGGCGGAAGTCCTGGGGGCCCGGGTTTGCAGAAACTCGCATGGAGAACGCGGCTGCCGGACGGTTTCAGTCACTTCGCAGGGATTGGCGAGTCCGCTCTTCCGGGGTCTCCCCGAACGTTTCGTCACCTTCCAGTGGCACGACGATTCTTTCGACCTGCCGGAAAGCGCCGTCCGCCTCGCGCGTTCCGAATCGTGCTCGAATCAGGCCTTCGAATGGGGTGGGAACGCATACGGGCTCCAGTTTCACCCGGAGGTCGACGGCCGGATCGTAGCCGCCTGGAGCGACGGCGATGAGCGCCATGTGCGGGAATTTGCCGACCGGGAGGGGCACTATCGGGCCCACTCGCGACGCCTGCTCGAGAATTTTCTGGATATCGTCCTCCGCTGCCGATAA
- a CDS encoding ABC transporter substrate-binding protein, whose translation MSARRLKGRYLVPALAVLIALAAVAYRLLPEAVLPGPQSPESSRAGLDRPIDAPRLVLLLPEREEFRADAAMFRMGAELAVMRLAAENVKVTLDPTDSEGQPLTPGERLSVATSNPDTALVIAPLPLSALSEIVTEAKKAHLLLVVPGNSHQKLVDRSAVLPLAASDRTEGALAASVLSGWASGGEAVVIYDPGPYGEVLLAGFAEGAAKAGLKYRRERLGREDLEAGKPMRPGITGDDTFAWLAGPPDWAAVMAEMLARNGARGRFLFPSSCTEPFLDQFLLAVPQNFFFLKPAVSAVAAGDTKREFRDAFVRSYRREPNRDACIGYDCVRWIGTALRDRPITRRSVRERLIRATGPDNPYHGLSGTFYFDERGTTWNTLEPSNYVNGKFIFPRERETAQDGR comes from the coding sequence ATGTCTGCGCGCCGTCTCAAAGGGCGCTACCTGGTGCCGGCCCTGGCCGTGCTCATAGCCCTCGCAGCCGTCGCTTACCGCCTGCTGCCGGAGGCCGTTCTTCCCGGCCCGCAATCCCCGGAATCGTCGCGCGCCGGCCTGGACCGTCCCATCGACGCTCCCCGGCTTGTACTGCTGCTGCCCGAGAGGGAGGAATTTCGCGCCGACGCCGCGATGTTTCGCATGGGCGCCGAATTGGCCGTCATGCGGCTCGCAGCCGAAAACGTCAAGGTGACGCTCGATCCGACCGATTCCGAGGGACAGCCCCTGACCCCCGGGGAGCGGCTGAGCGTTGCGACGTCGAACCCGGACACCGCTCTCGTCATCGCCCCTCTGCCGCTTTCGGCATTGTCGGAAATTGTGACCGAGGCCAAAAAGGCACATCTTCTCCTGGTGGTACCCGGAAACTCCCACCAGAAGCTGGTGGACCGGTCCGCCGTGCTGCCTCTCGCGGCATCCGACCGCACGGAAGGGGCCCTGGCGGCATCCGTCCTGTCCGGCTGGGCGAGCGGCGGTGAGGCCGTGGTGATTTACGACCCCGGCCCATACGGCGAGGTGCTTCTGGCCGGATTCGCGGAAGGGGCCGCAAAGGCGGGGCTGAAGTATCGACGCGAACGGCTGGGGAGGGAGGATCTCGAGGCCGGAAAACCTATGCGACCGGGCATCACGGGGGACGATACCTTCGCGTGGCTCGCCGGGCCTCCGGATTGGGCGGCCGTCATGGCCGAAATGCTCGCGAGAAACGGCGCCCGGGGACGATTCCTTTTCCCCAGTTCCTGCACCGAGCCCTTCCTCGACCAGTTCCTCCTGGCGGTCCCCCAAAATTTCTTTTTTCTCAAACCCGCCGTGTCGGCCGTCGCGGCAGGCGACACGAAACGGGAATTCCGGGACGCTTTCGTGCGAAGCTACCGGCGGGAACCGAACCGGGACGCCTGTATCGGCTATGACTGTGTGCGCTGGATCGGCACGGCGCTCCGGGATCGGCCGATCACCCGAAGGAGCGTCCGAGAACGGTTGATCCGCGCCACCGGCCCCGATAACCCCTACCATGGGCTGTCCGGAACGTTCTATTTCGACGAGCGGGGAACCACGTGGAACACGCTCGAGCCTTCAAACTACGTGAACGGAAAGTTCATTTTCCCCAGGGAACGGGAGACGGCGCAGGACGGTCGGTGA